The Gouania willdenowi chromosome 7, fGouWil2.1, whole genome shotgun sequence genome includes a window with the following:
- the bcas1 gene encoding breast carcinoma-amplified sequence 1 isoform X5, with the protein MGNENSKNEDQTEDVNISEKHQNGSVSGSVTLNGGPEIDGKDPAVVKQNEEPVTLNLAIDSTECVVIDSEAPPNTAPVSSEISAPPETPEVTKELLVSVQVPPQTPDPPKQKEEVPKKKFFGKMFKKKVEAVVDEPSVEETTISGDQVDAGQTIITTQPEARDPHQDPSQPPTGPVVSVIFNGGPDLQSSPEVDIGTSVTEEGPEKREEEERNQEEKPPVMNFFKSLVNNTKTSKKETATPDVAKDQSQKESQAAPTTTVAEVSEPPTPPKGMSIPPPPPPAPPKLEIKEPAAKCLKPTTKEEPTAAKKPESSPGKSALSKFFRPKTIKEAPQPEVEVTPVIEVQETPVEVSEPVLAVQQSDDKLHLQEETAEEILVTLEVVEDVQTMIEDEVDPPKAGTVEAATKPEPPAAGQEEKKTGSKLGFKSLFKSKLWIGLEHFPGCSIPPPQVKLSFHGASPKTASPTPPTSPAAPAAPVKPKDETKSADTAADSKAAAGAASAAGDDAAKGLKKVEKRNSITGFFKNLVQKHSDSGGQTE; encoded by the exons ATGGGAAACGAGAACTCGAAAAACGAAGACCAAACCGAG GATGTGAATATTTCAGAGAAGCATCAGAACGGATCAGTGAGCGGCAGCGTCACGCTGAACGGCGGGCCGGAAATCGACG GTAAAGATCCAGCTGTGGTCAAACAGAACGAAGAACCCGTGACTTTAAACCTCGCCATCGACTCAACTGAATGTGTGGTCATCGACTCAGAGGCCCCGCCCAACACTGCTCCAGTCTCGTCTGAAATCTCCGCCCCTCCTGAAACACCAGAGGTCACCAAGGAGCTCCTCGTTAGTGTCCAGGTTCCCCCACAAACCCCCGATCCCCCCAAACAGAAGGAGGAAGTCCCAAAGAAAAAGTTTTTTGGTAAAATGTTCAAAAAGAAAGTGGAAGCAGTAGTAGACGAGCCGAGTGTGGAGGAAACGACCATCAGTGGAGACCAGGTGGATGCTGGTCAGACCATCATTACCACACAACCA GAGGCTAGAGACCCCCACCAGGACCCCTCTCAGCCACCAACGGGACCAGTAGTCAGTGTGATTTTTAACGGGGGTCCAGACCTTCAAAGTTCTCCTGAAGTCGACATTGGAACCAGTGTCACAGAGGAGGGGCCGGAgaagagagaggaagaggagagaaaCCAAGAGGAAAAACCACCAGTTATGAACTTCTTTAAATCTCTG gtgaataacacaaaaacatccaaaaaggAAACAGCCACCCCTGATGTAGCAAAAGATCAG TCCCAGAAGGAGAGCCAAGCAGCACCAACAACCACC GTTGCAGAGGTATCCGAGCCGCCCACACCACCCAAAGGAATGTCAATccctccaccacctccaccagctccaCCAAAGCTGGAAATCAAAGAACCAGCGGCTAAATGTTTGAAACCAACAACCAAAGAAGAACCAACTGCTGCGAAGAAACCAGAGTCCTCGCCTGGAAAATCAGCTTTGAGCAAATTCTTCCGTCCAAAG ACCATCAAAGAGGCCCCGCAGCCAGAGGTAGAGGTTACACCAGTAATAGAGGTACAG GAAACACCAGTGGAGGTGTCTGAGCCTGTGTTAGCGGTGCAGCAG AGCGACGATAAGCTCCATCTTCAGGAGGAGACAGCCGAGGAAATACTTGTAACCCTGGAG GTGGTTGAAGATGTGCAGACGATGATTGAAGATGAG GTGGACCCTCCCAAAGCTGGCACTGTGGAGGCTGCAACGAAACCAGAACCGCCAGCAGCGGGTCAGGAAGAGAAGAAGACTGGCTCCAAATTAGGCTTCAAGTCCCTCTTCAAGTCCAAA CTCTGGATTGGACTGGAGCACTTTCCGGGGTGTTCCATCCCTCCTCCCCAAGTCAAGCTCTCATTCCAT GGTGCGTCACCAAAGACAGCGTCTCCGACCCCCCCCACCTCaccagcagcaccagcagctCCAGTTAAACCCAAGGATGAAACCAAGTCTGCAGACACGGCTGCTGATAGCAAAGCTGCGGCTGGGGCTGCTTCAGCGGCCGGAGACGACGCAGCCAAGGGCCTGAAAAAAGTGGAGAAGAGGAACTCCATCACAGGGTTCTTTAAAAACCTG
- the bcas1 gene encoding breast carcinoma-amplified sequence 1 isoform X12 → MGNENSKNEDQTEDVNISEKHQNGSVSGSVTLNGGPEIDGKDPAVVKQNEEPVTLNLAIDSTECVVIDSEAPPNTAPVSSEISAPPETPEVTKELLVSVQVPPQTPDPPKQKEEVPKKKFFGKMFKKKVEAVVDEPSVEETTISGDQVDAGQTIITTQPEARDPHQDPSQPPTGPVVSVIFNGGPDLQSSPEVDIGTSVTEEGPEKREEEERNQEEKPPVMNFFKSLVNNTKTSKKETATPDVAKDQSQKESQAAPTTTVAEVSEPPTPPKGMSIPPPPPPAPPKLEIKEPAAKCLKPTTKEEPTAAKKPESSPGKSALSKFFRPKKVDPPKAGTVEAATKPEPPAAGQEEKKTGSKLGFKSLFKSKGASPKTASPTPPTSPAAPAAPVKPKDETKSADTAADSKAAAGAASAAGDDAAKGLKKVEKRNSITGFFKNLVQKHSDSGGQTE, encoded by the exons ATGGGAAACGAGAACTCGAAAAACGAAGACCAAACCGAG GATGTGAATATTTCAGAGAAGCATCAGAACGGATCAGTGAGCGGCAGCGTCACGCTGAACGGCGGGCCGGAAATCGACG GTAAAGATCCAGCTGTGGTCAAACAGAACGAAGAACCCGTGACTTTAAACCTCGCCATCGACTCAACTGAATGTGTGGTCATCGACTCAGAGGCCCCGCCCAACACTGCTCCAGTCTCGTCTGAAATCTCCGCCCCTCCTGAAACACCAGAGGTCACCAAGGAGCTCCTCGTTAGTGTCCAGGTTCCCCCACAAACCCCCGATCCCCCCAAACAGAAGGAGGAAGTCCCAAAGAAAAAGTTTTTTGGTAAAATGTTCAAAAAGAAAGTGGAAGCAGTAGTAGACGAGCCGAGTGTGGAGGAAACGACCATCAGTGGAGACCAGGTGGATGCTGGTCAGACCATCATTACCACACAACCA GAGGCTAGAGACCCCCACCAGGACCCCTCTCAGCCACCAACGGGACCAGTAGTCAGTGTGATTTTTAACGGGGGTCCAGACCTTCAAAGTTCTCCTGAAGTCGACATTGGAACCAGTGTCACAGAGGAGGGGCCGGAgaagagagaggaagaggagagaaaCCAAGAGGAAAAACCACCAGTTATGAACTTCTTTAAATCTCTG gtgaataacacaaaaacatccaaaaaggAAACAGCCACCCCTGATGTAGCAAAAGATCAG TCCCAGAAGGAGAGCCAAGCAGCACCAACAACCACC GTTGCAGAGGTATCCGAGCCGCCCACACCACCCAAAGGAATGTCAATccctccaccacctccaccagctccaCCAAAGCTGGAAATCAAAGAACCAGCGGCTAAATGTTTGAAACCAACAACCAAAGAAGAACCAACTGCTGCGAAGAAACCAGAGTCCTCGCCTGGAAAATCAGCTTTGAGCAAATTCTTCCGTCCAAAG AAGGTGGACCCTCCCAAAGCTGGCACTGTGGAGGCTGCAACGAAACCAGAACCGCCAGCAGCGGGTCAGGAAGAGAAGAAGACTGGCTCCAAATTAGGCTTCAAGTCCCTCTTCAAGTCCAAA GGTGCGTCACCAAAGACAGCGTCTCCGACCCCCCCCACCTCaccagcagcaccagcagctCCAGTTAAACCCAAGGATGAAACCAAGTCTGCAGACACGGCTGCTGATAGCAAAGCTGCGGCTGGGGCTGCTTCAGCGGCCGGAGACGACGCAGCCAAGGGCCTGAAAAAAGTGGAGAAGAGGAACTCCATCACAGGGTTCTTTAAAAACCTG
- the bcas1 gene encoding breast carcinoma-amplified sequence 1 isoform X7 codes for MGNENSKNEDQTEDVNISEKHQNGSVSGSVTLNGGPEIDGKDPAVVKQNEEPVTLNLAIDSTECVVIDSEAPPNTAPVSSEISAPPETPEVTKELLVSVQVPPQTPDPPKQKEEVPKKKFFGKMFKKKVEAVVDEPSVEETTISGDQVDAGQTIITTQPEARDPHQDPSQPPTGPVVSVIFNGGPDLQSSPEVDIGTSVTEEGPEKREEEERNQEEKPPVMNFFKSLVNNTKTSKKETATPDVAKDQSQKESQAAPTTTVAEVSEPPTPPKGMSIPPPPPPAPPKLEIKEPAAKCLKPTTKEEPTAAKKPESSPGKSALSKFFRPKTIKEAPQPEVEVTPVIEVQETPVEVSEPVLAVQQSDDKLHLQEETAEEILVTLEQVVEDVQTMIEDEKVDPPKAGTVEAATKPEPPAAGQEEKKTGSKLGFKSLFKSKLWIGLEHFPGCSIPPPQVKLSFHGASPKTASPTPPTSPAAPAAPVKPKDETKSADTAADSKAAAGAASAAGDDAAKGLKKVEKRNSITGFFKNLVK; via the exons ATGGGAAACGAGAACTCGAAAAACGAAGACCAAACCGAG GATGTGAATATTTCAGAGAAGCATCAGAACGGATCAGTGAGCGGCAGCGTCACGCTGAACGGCGGGCCGGAAATCGACG GTAAAGATCCAGCTGTGGTCAAACAGAACGAAGAACCCGTGACTTTAAACCTCGCCATCGACTCAACTGAATGTGTGGTCATCGACTCAGAGGCCCCGCCCAACACTGCTCCAGTCTCGTCTGAAATCTCCGCCCCTCCTGAAACACCAGAGGTCACCAAGGAGCTCCTCGTTAGTGTCCAGGTTCCCCCACAAACCCCCGATCCCCCCAAACAGAAGGAGGAAGTCCCAAAGAAAAAGTTTTTTGGTAAAATGTTCAAAAAGAAAGTGGAAGCAGTAGTAGACGAGCCGAGTGTGGAGGAAACGACCATCAGTGGAGACCAGGTGGATGCTGGTCAGACCATCATTACCACACAACCA GAGGCTAGAGACCCCCACCAGGACCCCTCTCAGCCACCAACGGGACCAGTAGTCAGTGTGATTTTTAACGGGGGTCCAGACCTTCAAAGTTCTCCTGAAGTCGACATTGGAACCAGTGTCACAGAGGAGGGGCCGGAgaagagagaggaagaggagagaaaCCAAGAGGAAAAACCACCAGTTATGAACTTCTTTAAATCTCTG gtgaataacacaaaaacatccaaaaaggAAACAGCCACCCCTGATGTAGCAAAAGATCAG TCCCAGAAGGAGAGCCAAGCAGCACCAACAACCACC GTTGCAGAGGTATCCGAGCCGCCCACACCACCCAAAGGAATGTCAATccctccaccacctccaccagctccaCCAAAGCTGGAAATCAAAGAACCAGCGGCTAAATGTTTGAAACCAACAACCAAAGAAGAACCAACTGCTGCGAAGAAACCAGAGTCCTCGCCTGGAAAATCAGCTTTGAGCAAATTCTTCCGTCCAAAG ACCATCAAAGAGGCCCCGCAGCCAGAGGTAGAGGTTACACCAGTAATAGAGGTACAG GAAACACCAGTGGAGGTGTCTGAGCCTGTGTTAGCGGTGCAGCAG AGCGACGATAAGCTCCATCTTCAGGAGGAGACAGCCGAGGAAATACTTGTAACCCTGGAG CAGGTGGTTGAAGATGTGCAGACGATGATTGAAGATGAG AAGGTGGACCCTCCCAAAGCTGGCACTGTGGAGGCTGCAACGAAACCAGAACCGCCAGCAGCGGGTCAGGAAGAGAAGAAGACTGGCTCCAAATTAGGCTTCAAGTCCCTCTTCAAGTCCAAA CTCTGGATTGGACTGGAGCACTTTCCGGGGTGTTCCATCCCTCCTCCCCAAGTCAAGCTCTCATTCCAT GGTGCGTCACCAAAGACAGCGTCTCCGACCCCCCCCACCTCaccagcagcaccagcagctCCAGTTAAACCCAAGGATGAAACCAAGTCTGCAGACACGGCTGCTGATAGCAAAGCTGCGGCTGGGGCTGCTTCAGCGGCCGGAGACGACGCAGCCAAGGGCCTGAAAAAAGTGGAGAAGAGGAACTCCATCACAGGGTTCTTTAAAAACCTGGTGAAGTGA
- the bcas1 gene encoding breast carcinoma-amplified sequence 1 isoform X6, whose protein sequence is MGNENSKNEDQTEDVNISEKHQNGSVSGSVTLNGGPEIDGKDPAVVKQNEEPVTLNLAIDSTECVVIDSEAPPNTAPVSSEISAPPETPEVTKELLVSVQVPPQTPDPPKQKEEVPKKKFFGKMFKKKVEAVVDEPSVEETTISGDQVDAGQTIITTQPEARDPHQDPSQPPTGPVVSVIFNGGPDLQSSPEVDIGTSVTEEGPEKREEEERNQEEKPPVMNFFKSLVNNTKTSKKETATPDVAKDQSQKESQAAPTTTVAEVSEPPTPPKGMSIPPPPPPAPPKLEIKEPAAKCLKPTTKEEPTAAKKPESSPGKSALSKFFRPKTIKEAPQPEVEVTPVIEETPVEVSEPVLAVQQSDDKLHLQEETAEEILVTLEVVEDVQTMIEDEKVDPPKAGTVEAATKPEPPAAGQEEKKTGSKLGFKSLFKSKLWIGLEHFPGCSIPPPQVKLSFHGASPKTASPTPPTSPAAPAAPVKPKDETKSADTAADSKAAAGAASAAGDDAAKGLKKVEKRNSITGFFKNLVQKHSDSGGQTE, encoded by the exons ATGGGAAACGAGAACTCGAAAAACGAAGACCAAACCGAG GATGTGAATATTTCAGAGAAGCATCAGAACGGATCAGTGAGCGGCAGCGTCACGCTGAACGGCGGGCCGGAAATCGACG GTAAAGATCCAGCTGTGGTCAAACAGAACGAAGAACCCGTGACTTTAAACCTCGCCATCGACTCAACTGAATGTGTGGTCATCGACTCAGAGGCCCCGCCCAACACTGCTCCAGTCTCGTCTGAAATCTCCGCCCCTCCTGAAACACCAGAGGTCACCAAGGAGCTCCTCGTTAGTGTCCAGGTTCCCCCACAAACCCCCGATCCCCCCAAACAGAAGGAGGAAGTCCCAAAGAAAAAGTTTTTTGGTAAAATGTTCAAAAAGAAAGTGGAAGCAGTAGTAGACGAGCCGAGTGTGGAGGAAACGACCATCAGTGGAGACCAGGTGGATGCTGGTCAGACCATCATTACCACACAACCA GAGGCTAGAGACCCCCACCAGGACCCCTCTCAGCCACCAACGGGACCAGTAGTCAGTGTGATTTTTAACGGGGGTCCAGACCTTCAAAGTTCTCCTGAAGTCGACATTGGAACCAGTGTCACAGAGGAGGGGCCGGAgaagagagaggaagaggagagaaaCCAAGAGGAAAAACCACCAGTTATGAACTTCTTTAAATCTCTG gtgaataacacaaaaacatccaaaaaggAAACAGCCACCCCTGATGTAGCAAAAGATCAG TCCCAGAAGGAGAGCCAAGCAGCACCAACAACCACC GTTGCAGAGGTATCCGAGCCGCCCACACCACCCAAAGGAATGTCAATccctccaccacctccaccagctccaCCAAAGCTGGAAATCAAAGAACCAGCGGCTAAATGTTTGAAACCAACAACCAAAGAAGAACCAACTGCTGCGAAGAAACCAGAGTCCTCGCCTGGAAAATCAGCTTTGAGCAAATTCTTCCGTCCAAAG ACCATCAAAGAGGCCCCGCAGCCAGAGGTAGAGGTTACACCAGTAATAGAG GAAACACCAGTGGAGGTGTCTGAGCCTGTGTTAGCGGTGCAGCAG AGCGACGATAAGCTCCATCTTCAGGAGGAGACAGCCGAGGAAATACTTGTAACCCTGGAG GTGGTTGAAGATGTGCAGACGATGATTGAAGATGAG AAGGTGGACCCTCCCAAAGCTGGCACTGTGGAGGCTGCAACGAAACCAGAACCGCCAGCAGCGGGTCAGGAAGAGAAGAAGACTGGCTCCAAATTAGGCTTCAAGTCCCTCTTCAAGTCCAAA CTCTGGATTGGACTGGAGCACTTTCCGGGGTGTTCCATCCCTCCTCCCCAAGTCAAGCTCTCATTCCAT GGTGCGTCACCAAAGACAGCGTCTCCGACCCCCCCCACCTCaccagcagcaccagcagctCCAGTTAAACCCAAGGATGAAACCAAGTCTGCAGACACGGCTGCTGATAGCAAAGCTGCGGCTGGGGCTGCTTCAGCGGCCGGAGACGACGCAGCCAAGGGCCTGAAAAAAGTGGAGAAGAGGAACTCCATCACAGGGTTCTTTAAAAACCTG
- the bcas1 gene encoding breast carcinoma-amplified sequence 1 isoform X4 produces MGNENSKNEDQTEDVNISEKHQNGSVSGSVTLNGGPEIDGKDPAVVKQNEEPVTLNLAIDSTECVVIDSEAPPNTAPVSSEISAPPETPEVTKELLVSVQVPPQTPDPPKQKEEVPKKKFFGKMFKKKVEAVVDEPSVEETTISGDQVDAGQTIITTQPEARDPHQDPSQPPTGPVVSVIFNGGPDLQSSPEVDIGTSVTEEGPEKREEEERNQEEKPPVMNFFKSLVNNTKTSKKETATPDVAKDQSQKESQAAPTTTVAEVSEPPTPPKGMSIPPPPPPAPPKLEIKEPAAKCLKPTTKEEPTAAKKPESSPGKSALSKFFRPKTIKEAPQPEVEVTPVIEETPVEVSEPVLAVQQSDDKLHLQEETAEEILVTLEQVVEDVQTMIEDEKVDPPKAGTVEAATKPEPPAAGQEEKKTGSKLGFKSLFKSKLWIGLEHFPGCSIPPPQVKLSFHGASPKTASPTPPTSPAAPAAPVKPKDETKSADTAADSKAAAGAASAAGDDAAKGLKKVEKRNSITGFFKNLVQKHSDSGGQTE; encoded by the exons ATGGGAAACGAGAACTCGAAAAACGAAGACCAAACCGAG GATGTGAATATTTCAGAGAAGCATCAGAACGGATCAGTGAGCGGCAGCGTCACGCTGAACGGCGGGCCGGAAATCGACG GTAAAGATCCAGCTGTGGTCAAACAGAACGAAGAACCCGTGACTTTAAACCTCGCCATCGACTCAACTGAATGTGTGGTCATCGACTCAGAGGCCCCGCCCAACACTGCTCCAGTCTCGTCTGAAATCTCCGCCCCTCCTGAAACACCAGAGGTCACCAAGGAGCTCCTCGTTAGTGTCCAGGTTCCCCCACAAACCCCCGATCCCCCCAAACAGAAGGAGGAAGTCCCAAAGAAAAAGTTTTTTGGTAAAATGTTCAAAAAGAAAGTGGAAGCAGTAGTAGACGAGCCGAGTGTGGAGGAAACGACCATCAGTGGAGACCAGGTGGATGCTGGTCAGACCATCATTACCACACAACCA GAGGCTAGAGACCCCCACCAGGACCCCTCTCAGCCACCAACGGGACCAGTAGTCAGTGTGATTTTTAACGGGGGTCCAGACCTTCAAAGTTCTCCTGAAGTCGACATTGGAACCAGTGTCACAGAGGAGGGGCCGGAgaagagagaggaagaggagagaaaCCAAGAGGAAAAACCACCAGTTATGAACTTCTTTAAATCTCTG gtgaataacacaaaaacatccaaaaaggAAACAGCCACCCCTGATGTAGCAAAAGATCAG TCCCAGAAGGAGAGCCAAGCAGCACCAACAACCACC GTTGCAGAGGTATCCGAGCCGCCCACACCACCCAAAGGAATGTCAATccctccaccacctccaccagctccaCCAAAGCTGGAAATCAAAGAACCAGCGGCTAAATGTTTGAAACCAACAACCAAAGAAGAACCAACTGCTGCGAAGAAACCAGAGTCCTCGCCTGGAAAATCAGCTTTGAGCAAATTCTTCCGTCCAAAG ACCATCAAAGAGGCCCCGCAGCCAGAGGTAGAGGTTACACCAGTAATAGAG GAAACACCAGTGGAGGTGTCTGAGCCTGTGTTAGCGGTGCAGCAG AGCGACGATAAGCTCCATCTTCAGGAGGAGACAGCCGAGGAAATACTTGTAACCCTGGAG CAGGTGGTTGAAGATGTGCAGACGATGATTGAAGATGAG AAGGTGGACCCTCCCAAAGCTGGCACTGTGGAGGCTGCAACGAAACCAGAACCGCCAGCAGCGGGTCAGGAAGAGAAGAAGACTGGCTCCAAATTAGGCTTCAAGTCCCTCTTCAAGTCCAAA CTCTGGATTGGACTGGAGCACTTTCCGGGGTGTTCCATCCCTCCTCCCCAAGTCAAGCTCTCATTCCAT GGTGCGTCACCAAAGACAGCGTCTCCGACCCCCCCCACCTCaccagcagcaccagcagctCCAGTTAAACCCAAGGATGAAACCAAGTCTGCAGACACGGCTGCTGATAGCAAAGCTGCGGCTGGGGCTGCTTCAGCGGCCGGAGACGACGCAGCCAAGGGCCTGAAAAAAGTGGAGAAGAGGAACTCCATCACAGGGTTCTTTAAAAACCTG
- the bcas1 gene encoding breast carcinoma-amplified sequence 1 isoform X2, with protein MGNENSKNEDQTEDVNISEKHQNGSVSGSVTLNGGPEIDGKDPAVVKQNEEPVTLNLAIDSTECVVIDSEAPPNTAPVSSEISAPPETPEVTKELLVSVQVPPQTPDPPKQKEEVPKKKFFGKMFKKKVEAVVDEPSVEETTISGDQVDAGQTIITTQPEARDPHQDPSQPPTGPVVSVIFNGGPDLQSSPEVDIGTSVTEEGPEKREEEERNQEEKPPVMNFFKSLVNNTKTSKKETATPDVAKDQSQKESQAAPTTTVAEVSEPPTPPKGMSIPPPPPPAPPKLEIKEPAAKCLKPTTKEEPTAAKKPESSPGKSALSKFFRPKTIKEAPQPEVEVTPVIEVQETPVEVSEPVLAVQQSDDKLHLQEETAEEILVTLEQVVEDVQTMIEDEVDPPKAGTVEAATKPEPPAAGQEEKKTGSKLGFKSLFKSKLWIGLEHFPGCSIPPPQVKLSFHGASPKTASPTPPTSPAAPAAPVKPKDETKSADTAADSKAAAGAASAAGDDAAKGLKKVEKRNSITGFFKNLVQKHSDSGGQTE; from the exons ATGGGAAACGAGAACTCGAAAAACGAAGACCAAACCGAG GATGTGAATATTTCAGAGAAGCATCAGAACGGATCAGTGAGCGGCAGCGTCACGCTGAACGGCGGGCCGGAAATCGACG GTAAAGATCCAGCTGTGGTCAAACAGAACGAAGAACCCGTGACTTTAAACCTCGCCATCGACTCAACTGAATGTGTGGTCATCGACTCAGAGGCCCCGCCCAACACTGCTCCAGTCTCGTCTGAAATCTCCGCCCCTCCTGAAACACCAGAGGTCACCAAGGAGCTCCTCGTTAGTGTCCAGGTTCCCCCACAAACCCCCGATCCCCCCAAACAGAAGGAGGAAGTCCCAAAGAAAAAGTTTTTTGGTAAAATGTTCAAAAAGAAAGTGGAAGCAGTAGTAGACGAGCCGAGTGTGGAGGAAACGACCATCAGTGGAGACCAGGTGGATGCTGGTCAGACCATCATTACCACACAACCA GAGGCTAGAGACCCCCACCAGGACCCCTCTCAGCCACCAACGGGACCAGTAGTCAGTGTGATTTTTAACGGGGGTCCAGACCTTCAAAGTTCTCCTGAAGTCGACATTGGAACCAGTGTCACAGAGGAGGGGCCGGAgaagagagaggaagaggagagaaaCCAAGAGGAAAAACCACCAGTTATGAACTTCTTTAAATCTCTG gtgaataacacaaaaacatccaaaaaggAAACAGCCACCCCTGATGTAGCAAAAGATCAG TCCCAGAAGGAGAGCCAAGCAGCACCAACAACCACC GTTGCAGAGGTATCCGAGCCGCCCACACCACCCAAAGGAATGTCAATccctccaccacctccaccagctccaCCAAAGCTGGAAATCAAAGAACCAGCGGCTAAATGTTTGAAACCAACAACCAAAGAAGAACCAACTGCTGCGAAGAAACCAGAGTCCTCGCCTGGAAAATCAGCTTTGAGCAAATTCTTCCGTCCAAAG ACCATCAAAGAGGCCCCGCAGCCAGAGGTAGAGGTTACACCAGTAATAGAGGTACAG GAAACACCAGTGGAGGTGTCTGAGCCTGTGTTAGCGGTGCAGCAG AGCGACGATAAGCTCCATCTTCAGGAGGAGACAGCCGAGGAAATACTTGTAACCCTGGAG CAGGTGGTTGAAGATGTGCAGACGATGATTGAAGATGAG GTGGACCCTCCCAAAGCTGGCACTGTGGAGGCTGCAACGAAACCAGAACCGCCAGCAGCGGGTCAGGAAGAGAAGAAGACTGGCTCCAAATTAGGCTTCAAGTCCCTCTTCAAGTCCAAA CTCTGGATTGGACTGGAGCACTTTCCGGGGTGTTCCATCCCTCCTCCCCAAGTCAAGCTCTCATTCCAT GGTGCGTCACCAAAGACAGCGTCTCCGACCCCCCCCACCTCaccagcagcaccagcagctCCAGTTAAACCCAAGGATGAAACCAAGTCTGCAGACACGGCTGCTGATAGCAAAGCTGCGGCTGGGGCTGCTTCAGCGGCCGGAGACGACGCAGCCAAGGGCCTGAAAAAAGTGGAGAAGAGGAACTCCATCACAGGGTTCTTTAAAAACCTG
- the bcas1 gene encoding breast carcinoma-amplified sequence 1 isoform X8 — MGNENSKNEDQTEDVNISEKHQNGSVSGSVTLNGGPEIDGKDPAVVKQNEEPVTLNLAIDSTECVVIDSEAPPNTAPVSSEISAPPETPEVTKELLVSVQVPPQTPDPPKQKEEVPKKKFFGKMFKKKVEAVVDEPSVEETTISGDQVDAGQTIITTQPEARDPHQDPSQPPTGPVVSVIFNGGPDLQSSPEVDIGTSVTEEGPEKREEEERNQEEKPPVMNFFKSLVNNTKTSKKETATPDVAKDQSQKESQAAPTTTVAEVSEPPTPPKGMSIPPPPPPAPPKLEIKEPAAKCLKPTTKEEPTAAKKPESSPGKSALSKFFRPKTIKEAPQPEVEVTPVIEVQETPVEVSEPVLAVQQSDDKLHLQEETAEEILVTLEQVVEDVQTMIEDEKVDPPKAGTVEAATKPEPPAAGQEEKKTGSKLGFKSLFKSKGASPKTASPTPPTSPAAPAAPVKPKDETKSADTAADSKAAAGAASAAGDDAAKGLKKVEKRNSITGFFKNLVQKHSDSGGQTE, encoded by the exons ATGGGAAACGAGAACTCGAAAAACGAAGACCAAACCGAG GATGTGAATATTTCAGAGAAGCATCAGAACGGATCAGTGAGCGGCAGCGTCACGCTGAACGGCGGGCCGGAAATCGACG GTAAAGATCCAGCTGTGGTCAAACAGAACGAAGAACCCGTGACTTTAAACCTCGCCATCGACTCAACTGAATGTGTGGTCATCGACTCAGAGGCCCCGCCCAACACTGCTCCAGTCTCGTCTGAAATCTCCGCCCCTCCTGAAACACCAGAGGTCACCAAGGAGCTCCTCGTTAGTGTCCAGGTTCCCCCACAAACCCCCGATCCCCCCAAACAGAAGGAGGAAGTCCCAAAGAAAAAGTTTTTTGGTAAAATGTTCAAAAAGAAAGTGGAAGCAGTAGTAGACGAGCCGAGTGTGGAGGAAACGACCATCAGTGGAGACCAGGTGGATGCTGGTCAGACCATCATTACCACACAACCA GAGGCTAGAGACCCCCACCAGGACCCCTCTCAGCCACCAACGGGACCAGTAGTCAGTGTGATTTTTAACGGGGGTCCAGACCTTCAAAGTTCTCCTGAAGTCGACATTGGAACCAGTGTCACAGAGGAGGGGCCGGAgaagagagaggaagaggagagaaaCCAAGAGGAAAAACCACCAGTTATGAACTTCTTTAAATCTCTG gtgaataacacaaaaacatccaaaaaggAAACAGCCACCCCTGATGTAGCAAAAGATCAG TCCCAGAAGGAGAGCCAAGCAGCACCAACAACCACC GTTGCAGAGGTATCCGAGCCGCCCACACCACCCAAAGGAATGTCAATccctccaccacctccaccagctccaCCAAAGCTGGAAATCAAAGAACCAGCGGCTAAATGTTTGAAACCAACAACCAAAGAAGAACCAACTGCTGCGAAGAAACCAGAGTCCTCGCCTGGAAAATCAGCTTTGAGCAAATTCTTCCGTCCAAAG ACCATCAAAGAGGCCCCGCAGCCAGAGGTAGAGGTTACACCAGTAATAGAGGTACAG GAAACACCAGTGGAGGTGTCTGAGCCTGTGTTAGCGGTGCAGCAG AGCGACGATAAGCTCCATCTTCAGGAGGAGACAGCCGAGGAAATACTTGTAACCCTGGAG CAGGTGGTTGAAGATGTGCAGACGATGATTGAAGATGAG AAGGTGGACCCTCCCAAAGCTGGCACTGTGGAGGCTGCAACGAAACCAGAACCGCCAGCAGCGGGTCAGGAAGAGAAGAAGACTGGCTCCAAATTAGGCTTCAAGTCCCTCTTCAAGTCCAAA GGTGCGTCACCAAAGACAGCGTCTCCGACCCCCCCCACCTCaccagcagcaccagcagctCCAGTTAAACCCAAGGATGAAACCAAGTCTGCAGACACGGCTGCTGATAGCAAAGCTGCGGCTGGGGCTGCTTCAGCGGCCGGAGACGACGCAGCCAAGGGCCTGAAAAAAGTGGAGAAGAGGAACTCCATCACAGGGTTCTTTAAAAACCTG